The proteins below come from a single Cupriavidus pauculus genomic window:
- a CDS encoding LysR family transcriptional regulator, whose product MPTARKLSAPAPSSVSLPGLIAFESVARHLNFTRAATEMEITPTAISRTIKLLEASMRVRLFHRTTRSVSLTEAGTQLLQTLAPALDQIRRSVQEVGDASGAARGQLRINTSYVAYATLIQPHLRAFLEQYPELAVEISVEHGLSDIVAGGFDAGIRLGRALQKDMIAVPLGPPQRLLVVGAPAYIKARGKPKRPDQLLQHDCIRQRIGNRGQFLPWEFRAGNEPLTIDIQGRLVFSEMRTVLEAACDGNGLAFVFEHFAQRALADGLVIPLLETFTRPREPFYLYYPNRAQMPGKLRAFLQFFQDKGRAAA is encoded by the coding sequence ATGCCTACTGCAAGGAAGTTGTCCGCCCCGGCGCCCTCGTCCGTCAGCCTGCCCGGCCTGATCGCGTTCGAAAGCGTGGCCCGTCACCTCAATTTCACGCGCGCGGCCACGGAGATGGAAATCACACCGACCGCGATCTCGCGCACCATCAAGCTGCTGGAAGCCTCGATGCGCGTCAGGCTCTTCCACCGCACTACGCGCAGCGTGTCGCTGACCGAAGCCGGCACGCAGCTGCTGCAGACGCTGGCGCCCGCCCTCGATCAGATCCGCCGCTCGGTGCAGGAAGTGGGCGACGCGTCGGGTGCCGCGCGCGGGCAGCTACGCATCAATACGTCATACGTGGCCTACGCCACGTTGATTCAGCCGCATCTGCGCGCGTTCCTGGAGCAGTATCCCGAGCTTGCCGTCGAAATCAGCGTCGAGCACGGCCTCAGCGATATCGTCGCGGGCGGCTTCGACGCGGGAATCCGGCTCGGCCGGGCCTTGCAGAAGGACATGATCGCCGTCCCCCTCGGCCCGCCACAGCGGCTGCTCGTGGTGGGCGCGCCCGCCTACATCAAGGCGCGTGGAAAGCCGAAGCGCCCCGACCAGCTGCTGCAGCACGACTGCATCCGACAACGGATCGGCAACCGCGGGCAATTCCTGCCATGGGAGTTCCGCGCGGGCAACGAGCCACTGACCATCGACATCCAGGGCCGGCTCGTCTTCAGCGAAATGCGGACCGTGCTCGAGGCCGCATGCGATGGCAACGGGCTGGCCTTCGTCTTCGAACATTTCGCGCAGCGGGCGCTCGCGGACGGGCTCGTCATCCCCCTCCTCGAAACGTTCACGCGTCCACGCGAACCGTTCTATCTCTACTACCCGAATCGTGCGCAGATGCCCGGCAAATTACGGGCGTTCCTGCAGTTCTTTCAGGACAAGGGGCGTGCGGCCGCGTGA
- a CDS encoding SDR family NAD(P)-dependent oxidoreductase produces MSQTFLQIGSGPGIGLATAERFAREGYRVVVASRNTARLRGHAEAAGIGNIAFDTVDAADPHAVAALVERHRDHLSVLHYNAGVLHYGTDGALQTRTLADETTGSLISDMHVNLTSALVAMRAAADAIARNDGGSILITGGGLGMHPSPQFLTLSTGKAGLRAAALSLFEPMQARGIHVAAVTVSTLVGPDSVHARAVADAFWQLHAEAPDAWTPEIVYG; encoded by the coding sequence ATGAGCCAGACGTTCCTGCAGATCGGATCCGGGCCGGGCATCGGTCTGGCCACGGCCGAGCGCTTTGCACGCGAGGGCTATCGCGTCGTGGTGGCCTCGCGCAACACCGCGCGATTGCGCGGGCATGCGGAGGCCGCCGGCATCGGCAATATCGCATTCGATACCGTGGATGCGGCCGACCCGCACGCGGTGGCGGCACTGGTCGAACGGCATCGAGACCATCTTTCGGTGCTGCACTACAACGCCGGGGTGCTGCATTACGGCACCGACGGCGCGCTGCAGACGCGCACGCTCGCGGACGAGACCACGGGCTCGCTGATCTCGGACATGCACGTCAATCTCACGAGCGCGCTCGTGGCGATGCGGGCCGCGGCCGACGCCATCGCGCGCAACGATGGCGGCAGCATCCTGATCACGGGCGGCGGGCTCGGCATGCATCCCTCGCCGCAGTTCCTGACGCTGAGCACGGGCAAGGCGGGCCTGCGTGCCGCCGCACTGTCGCTGTTCGAGCCGATGCAGGCGCGCGGCATCCACGTTGCGGCAGTGACGGTCAGCACGCTGGTCGGGCCGGACTCGGTGCATGCGCGGGCCGTGGCGGATGCGTTCTGGCAACTGCATGCGGAGGCGCCGGACGCGTGGACGCCGGAGATCGTGTACGGGTAA
- a CDS encoding TetR/AcrR family transcriptional regulator, whose translation MEAIDLSPKAVEIVVCTQSLLATRGYNGFSYADISEKVGISKASIHHHFPSKAELVEVVVKLYRQETRKGVAAIEAHTDVPLDRLRAYTGYWERCIGDGSAPICICAMLASELPAIPEAVATEVRGHFQDLTGWLSSVLANGAAVGTFRLRGNADAEAAAFLATVHGGMIAARVHGNPGLFGAIVGRTVQILLASD comes from the coding sequence ATGGAAGCCATCGACCTCTCCCCCAAGGCCGTTGAAATCGTCGTATGCACGCAATCGCTGCTGGCTACGCGCGGGTACAACGGCTTCAGTTACGCCGATATCTCGGAAAAGGTGGGCATCAGCAAGGCCAGCATTCATCACCACTTTCCGAGCAAGGCCGAGCTGGTCGAGGTCGTCGTCAAGCTGTATCGGCAGGAAACGCGCAAGGGCGTGGCCGCGATCGAGGCGCATACGGATGTGCCGCTCGACCGCCTGCGCGCGTACACCGGCTATTGGGAGCGCTGCATTGGCGATGGATCGGCCCCGATCTGCATCTGCGCGATGCTCGCGTCCGAGCTGCCGGCGATTCCCGAGGCCGTGGCCACCGAGGTGCGGGGGCATTTTCAGGATCTGACCGGATGGCTTTCGTCGGTGCTCGCCAACGGCGCGGCCGTTGGGACGTTCCGGCTGCGCGGGAATGCCGACGCGGAGGCGGCTGCATTCCTGGCCACGGTGCACGGCGGGATGATTGCGGCGCGTGTCCATGGCAACCCCGGGTTGTTCGGTGCCATCGTCGGTCGGACCGTGCAGATCCTGCTCGCATCGGACTAG
- a CDS encoding LysR family transcriptional regulator — translation MLDNLNLNLNLNLNHLRLFLTILEKGGLSAAGRELGLSPASVSERLATLEAYYGVTLLTRTTRSIHPTDEGRTLADGARRLLAEADELESRVRLGAQTISGPVRLSAPVDLGQTRIVPIVDRFLDTHPDVTIDLDLTDGFVDLVAQGIDFAVRYGTLADSTLKAKPIGENRRVVCAAPAYLERHGTPRHPDDLQHHDCIVMRFGINSERVWPFRVDGEPHAVTVRGRRMANTGDLVRRWALQGYGLCMKSVWDIQSDLDAGRLVEVLAPFSAGRTALQIVYPPTRVQPRRVRALIDTIAGELAGEATLATVGATG, via the coding sequence ATGCTCGACAATCTCAATCTCAATCTCAATCTCAATCTCAATCACCTGCGCCTGTTCCTGACCATCCTCGAGAAGGGCGGCTTGTCGGCCGCCGGCCGGGAACTGGGGTTGTCGCCGGCCTCCGTTTCCGAACGGCTGGCGACGCTCGAGGCGTACTACGGCGTCACGTTGCTGACCCGCACGACGCGCTCCATCCATCCGACGGACGAAGGCCGCACGCTGGCCGATGGCGCGCGGCGATTACTGGCCGAGGCGGACGAGCTCGAGAGCCGCGTACGGCTCGGCGCCCAGACGATCTCCGGCCCCGTCCGGCTCAGCGCGCCCGTGGACCTCGGCCAGACGCGCATCGTGCCGATCGTCGATCGCTTCCTCGACACGCATCCGGACGTCACCATCGACCTGGACCTGACCGACGGCTTCGTCGATCTGGTCGCGCAGGGCATCGATTTCGCCGTGCGCTATGGCACGCTGGCCGACAGCACGCTCAAGGCCAAGCCGATCGGCGAGAACCGCCGGGTCGTCTGCGCCGCGCCCGCCTATCTCGAACGCCATGGCACGCCGCGGCATCCCGATGACCTCCAGCACCACGACTGCATCGTCATGCGCTTCGGCATCAACAGCGAACGCGTCTGGCCCTTTCGCGTCGATGGCGAACCCCATGCCGTCACGGTCCGCGGACGACGGATGGCCAACACCGGCGATCTGGTCAGGCGCTGGGCCTTGCAGGGATACGGCCTGTGCATGAAATCGGTCTGGGATATCCAGTCCGATCTCGACGCGGGCCGTCTGGTCGAAGTCCTGGCCCCGTTCTCGGCCGGCCGCACGGCGCTGCAGATCGTGTATCCGCCGACGCGGGTGCAGCCGCGCCGGGTCCGCGCATTGATCGACACCATCGCCGGCGAACTGGCGGGGGAAGCGACGCTGGCGACGGTCGGCGCGACCGGTTGA
- a CDS encoding SDR family oxidoreductase yields MSFTDQTVSVVVGGHTGIGRAVADALGERPGRVLVVSRRNGLDIADAGAVGRYFDQLGPVDHVVFTAGSQAPGGKVADVDIAAARAAFDVKFWGTLAVAKAAAKHLRPGGTLTLTSGFLSRRTVPGTYVKTAMNAALEAVAKILARELAPIRVNVVSPGLTDTEAYEAMDAGARGAMLDRAAGSLPVGRYGRVEDLAQGYLLAIDNPFMTGAILDIDGGALIN; encoded by the coding sequence ATGAGCTTCACCGACCAAACCGTTTCCGTCGTCGTCGGCGGCCACACAGGCATCGGCCGCGCCGTGGCCGACGCGCTGGGCGAGCGCCCCGGCCGCGTGCTGGTCGTCAGCCGCCGCAATGGACTGGACATCGCCGATGCCGGCGCCGTCGGGCGCTACTTCGATCAGCTCGGCCCCGTGGATCACGTGGTCTTTACCGCGGGATCGCAGGCACCCGGCGGAAAGGTCGCCGACGTGGATATCGCCGCGGCGAGGGCTGCATTCGACGTGAAGTTCTGGGGCACGCTCGCGGTGGCCAAGGCCGCCGCGAAGCATCTGCGCCCCGGCGGCACGCTCACGCTGACCAGCGGGTTTCTCTCGCGCCGCACCGTGCCCGGCACCTACGTCAAGACGGCGATGAACGCGGCGCTCGAAGCCGTGGCGAAGATTCTGGCGCGCGAGCTCGCGCCGATCCGCGTCAACGTCGTCAGCCCCGGCCTGACCGATACCGAAGCCTATGAAGCCATGGATGCCGGCGCGCGCGGCGCGATGCTCGATCGCGCGGCGGGCAGCCTGCCCGTGGGCCGCTATGGCCGCGTGGAAGATCTCGCGCAAGGCTATCTGCTGGCCATCGACAACCCTTTCATGACCGGCGCGATCCTCGATATCGACGGCGGCGCACTGATCAACTGA
- the pcaD gene encoding 3-oxoadipate enol-lactonase: MPYLDHAGARLFYTVDGPESAPAILFSNSLGTDHTMWQPQAEALAGRYRVVRYDTRGHGRSTAPGDAFTMAQLGGDALAILDALSIDKAVFCGVSMGGQTGMWLGIHAPARFSKIVLANTGARIGTDEKWNTRIDTVQRDGMSVMVEPSLSVWFRPDFLATASQAIAGLRKVLGELDPRGYTANCAAVRDADFRDTVKTIAVPVLVIAGSDDPSTPPALGRELASSIPDARFLELQAAHISSFEQPGPFTAALLDFIEDRPPVNDDAARYAAGLAVRRDVLGSAHVDRSLAKLTPLNEEFQNLITRYAWGEIWTREGLPRHTRSLVTIAMMVALNRGEELKLHLRAAANNGVTRDEIKEILLQTAIYCGVPAANAAFHAAEEVFGPATDPHVTTP, encoded by the coding sequence TTGCCTTACCTCGATCACGCCGGTGCCCGGCTCTTCTACACGGTGGACGGCCCCGAATCGGCGCCCGCCATTCTGTTTTCCAACTCGCTCGGCACCGACCACACCATGTGGCAGCCGCAGGCCGAGGCACTGGCCGGCCGCTATCGTGTGGTGCGCTACGACACGCGCGGCCATGGCCGCTCGACCGCGCCCGGCGACGCCTTCACGATGGCGCAACTCGGCGGCGACGCGCTCGCGATCCTCGATGCACTCTCGATCGACAAGGCAGTGTTCTGCGGCGTCTCGATGGGCGGACAGACCGGCATGTGGCTCGGCATTCATGCCCCGGCGCGCTTCTCGAAGATCGTCCTCGCGAACACCGGCGCCCGCATCGGCACCGACGAAAAATGGAATACGCGCATCGATACCGTGCAACGTGACGGGATGAGCGTGATGGTCGAGCCTTCGCTGTCGGTGTGGTTCCGGCCGGACTTCCTCGCCACGGCATCGCAGGCGATCGCCGGTCTGCGCAAGGTGCTCGGGGAGCTGGATCCGCGCGGCTATACGGCCAACTGCGCGGCGGTGCGCGACGCGGACTTCCGGGACACGGTGAAGACGATTGCCGTGCCGGTCCTGGTCATTGCCGGCAGCGACGACCCATCGACGCCGCCGGCGCTCGGCCGCGAACTGGCGTCCTCGATCCCGGACGCGCGCTTTCTGGAACTGCAGGCCGCGCATATCTCGAGCTTCGAACAGCCGGGGCCCTTCACCGCGGCGCTGCTCGACTTTATCGAGGACCGCCCGCCCGTCAATGACGACGCCGCGCGCTACGCAGCCGGCCTCGCCGTGCGCCGCGACGTGCTGGGCAGCGCGCACGTGGACCGCTCGCTCGCGAAGCTGACACCGCTCAACGAGGAATTCCAGAACCTGATCACGCGCTACGCCTGGGGCGAGATCTGGACCCGCGAAGGGCTGCCGCGCCATACCCGCAGCCTGGTGACCATCGCAATGATGGTCGCGCTCAACCGTGGCGAAGAACTCAAGCTTCATCTGCGTGCCGCCGCCAACAACGGTGTGACGCGCGACGAGATCAAGGAGATCCTCCTGCAGACGGCCATCTACTGCGGCGTGCCCGCGGCCAATGCCGCCTTCCACGCCGCCGAGGAAGTGTTCGGGCCGGCGACCGACCCGCACGTCACGACGCCATAA
- a CDS encoding glycoside hydrolase family 19 protein, producing MRHPASLSVIAGAAAGGMLSLAPLPASAAQCPAAWQSTMVYATPGAMVAYNGRAYQNKWWTQGNVPGTEQWGPWEDKGECTGGATPSPSPSPTPAPTPAPTPAPVPAPTPSPAPAPTPAPTPAPTPAPTPAPTPTPSPAPAPAPTPAQTKPGCYAPWSASSIYNENNVASYQARNYRAKWWAQGNTPTSGDPWAVIEDCDPAKVPPPAPTPTPVPSPAPVPVSPDIPVPTRTQAEQVEKDLTNTPAFAAIKLMIRTADNAIVDATDAGKASNPANVQRVEKIMNASKWDFLFPRRDPSYTYRAFLQAIAKFPAVCADYRDGRDADAICRKTLATMFAHFAQETGEHDIHSSTPEFRQGLHWVREMGCSETGDGCGYNAECDPKIWQGQLYVCGKNPDGNFKKYYGRGAKQLSYNYNYGQFSQVMYGKPTILLDDPDSVASTWLNLASAVFFFVYPQPPKPSMQAVIDGSWQPNATDQSSGLVPGFGVTTMIINGGVECGGNTEIAQSQNRIKYYKSFAAELNVPVPDNEVLGCANMKQFSDQGSAAADTTWVKDWHDGMAYRCMLVNYQEKFSALIPGDYVKCVENEWGVKLK from the coding sequence ATGCGCCATCCCGCATCGTTGAGCGTGATTGCCGGGGCCGCGGCCGGTGGAATGTTGTCGCTGGCACCGCTGCCGGCCTCCGCCGCGCAGTGTCCCGCGGCATGGCAGAGCACGATGGTCTATGCAACGCCCGGTGCGATGGTGGCCTATAACGGGCGCGCGTATCAGAACAAGTGGTGGACGCAGGGGAATGTGCCGGGCACCGAGCAGTGGGGACCTTGGGAGGACAAGGGTGAGTGCACGGGCGGCGCGACCCCCTCCCCTTCCCCTTCCCCTACCCCTGCTCCTACCCCTGCGCCGACGCCCGCCCCCGTTCCCGCGCCGACACCAAGCCCTGCACCGGCACCTACCCCCGCACCTACCCCCGCACCGACCCCCGCACCGACCCCCGCACCGACCCCAACACCGAGCCCGGCCCCTGCACCCGCGCCAACGCCCGCGCAGACCAAACCCGGCTGCTACGCCCCCTGGAGCGCCTCCAGCATCTACAACGAGAACAACGTCGCCTCGTATCAGGCGAGGAACTATCGCGCCAAATGGTGGGCGCAAGGCAACACGCCGACCAGCGGCGACCCATGGGCCGTCATCGAAGACTGCGACCCGGCAAAGGTTCCACCGCCCGCGCCAACGCCGACGCCTGTCCCCTCCCCGGCGCCGGTCCCCGTGTCGCCCGATATCCCCGTGCCCACGCGCACCCAGGCCGAGCAGGTGGAGAAGGACCTCACGAACACGCCAGCCTTCGCCGCCATCAAGCTGATGATCCGCACCGCCGACAATGCCATCGTCGATGCAACCGATGCCGGCAAGGCAAGCAACCCCGCCAACGTCCAGCGCGTGGAAAAAATCATGAACGCGTCAAAGTGGGACTTCCTGTTCCCACGCAGGGATCCGTCTTACACCTATCGCGCATTCCTGCAGGCCATCGCCAAGTTCCCCGCCGTCTGCGCCGACTACCGGGACGGCCGCGATGCCGACGCCATCTGCCGTAAAACGCTCGCCACGATGTTCGCGCACTTCGCGCAGGAGACCGGCGAGCATGACATCCATTCGAGCACGCCGGAGTTCAGGCAAGGCCTGCACTGGGTCAGGGAAATGGGCTGCAGCGAAACCGGCGACGGCTGCGGCTACAACGCCGAGTGCGATCCCAAGATCTGGCAGGGCCAGCTGTATGTCTGCGGCAAGAACCCCGATGGCAACTTCAAGAAGTATTACGGACGCGGCGCCAAGCAGCTTTCGTACAACTACAACTACGGTCAGTTCTCGCAGGTGATGTACGGCAAGCCGACGATCCTGCTCGACGACCCCGACAGCGTCGCCAGCACGTGGCTCAACCTCGCGTCGGCCGTCTTCTTCTTCGTCTATCCGCAACCGCCGAAACCATCGATGCAGGCCGTGATCGACGGCAGCTGGCAACCGAACGCCACGGACCAGTCGAGCGGGCTCGTCCCCGGCTTCGGCGTCACCACGATGATCATCAACGGTGGTGTGGAGTGCGGCGGCAACACGGAAATCGCGCAGTCGCAGAACCGCATCAAGTACTACAAGTCCTTCGCGGCCGAACTCAATGTGCCGGTGCCCGACAACGAAGTGCTGGGCTGCGCCAACATGAAGCAGTTCTCCGACCAGGGCAGCGCGGCGGCCGACACGACATGGGTCAAGGACTGGCACGACGGCATGGCCTACCGCTGCATGCTGGTGAACTACCAGGAAAAATTCAGCGCGCTGATTCCCGGCGATTACGTCAAGTGCGTGGAGAACGAATGGGGGGTGAAGCTGAAGTAG
- the pcaG gene encoding protocatechuate 3,4-dioxygenase subunit alpha: MLYATASQTVGPYLHIGLAGLDRADLTTDAPELAGQRIVIEGRVLDGRGDPVPDGMVEIWQANPAGRYRHPEDRSDLTLTAGFTGFGRVPTGPDGGFRFVTVKPGAVPDAGGEPGAMQAPHIMVSVFMRGLVKHVATRMYFPDEAAANAKDRVLACVPNERRGTLIAEDDGSGTLRWNIVLQGAGETVFFDI, translated from the coding sequence ATGCTCTACGCCACCGCATCGCAAACCGTCGGTCCGTATCTCCACATCGGCCTTGCCGGCCTGGACCGCGCGGACCTGACCACCGACGCGCCCGAGCTCGCGGGCCAGCGCATCGTCATCGAAGGCCGCGTCCTCGACGGACGCGGCGACCCCGTACCCGACGGCATGGTCGAGATCTGGCAGGCCAACCCCGCGGGCCGCTATCGCCATCCGGAGGACCGGAGCGACCTCACGCTGACGGCCGGCTTCACCGGCTTCGGCCGTGTACCCACAGGACCCGACGGCGGCTTCCGCTTCGTGACCGTCAAACCCGGTGCCGTGCCCGACGCGGGGGGCGAACCCGGCGCCATGCAGGCCCCTCACATCATGGTGTCGGTATTCATGCGCGGGCTAGTCAAGCACGTTGCCACCCGCATGTATTTCCCCGATGAGGCGGCCGCCAACGCGAAGGACCGCGTGCTGGCGTGCGTGCCCAACGAGCGGCGCGGGACGCTGATCGCGGAGGACGACGGCAGCGGCACGCTGCGCTGGAACATCGTCCTGCAGGGAGCCGGCGAGACCGTGTTCTTCGATATCTGA
- a CDS encoding alkene reductase — translation MSSLDSLFTPVRIGQLALPNRIVMAPMTRARSSQPGDVPNALNATYYAQRASAGLIVTEASQISPQGKGYSFTPGIHSDAQVEGWRLVTRAVHQAGGRIYLQLWHVGRMSHPAFHGGELPVAPSAVPFDGSIWMVDPATGEGGMYACPTPRALGIDEIHAIVGDYRRAARRAIEAGFDGVEIHGANGYLIDQFLRTTSNVRTDAYGGSRENRLRFLKEVMDAVIDEVGADRTAIRLAPFLTARGMACPDILPTMLEAARYLDAKGIAYLHLVEADWDDAPVFTEDFRREIRASFAGPIIVAGKYDDARARWVLEKGYADLVAFGRPFVANPDLPRRMAEGLPLANLDGGTLFGGAEQGYSDYPAWVAATATATATARAA, via the coding sequence ATGTCCTCACTCGACTCACTCTTCACGCCGGTACGGATCGGCCAGCTGGCATTGCCCAACCGCATCGTCATGGCGCCGATGACCCGCGCGCGCAGTTCGCAGCCGGGCGACGTGCCCAACGCGTTGAACGCAACCTACTACGCGCAGCGCGCCAGTGCGGGGCTGATCGTGACCGAAGCCTCGCAGATCTCGCCGCAGGGCAAGGGCTACTCGTTCACGCCCGGTATCCATAGCGATGCGCAGGTCGAAGGCTGGCGCCTGGTGACGCGCGCCGTGCATCAGGCCGGTGGACGCATCTATCTTCAGCTCTGGCACGTCGGTCGCATGTCGCATCCCGCGTTCCATGGCGGCGAGCTGCCGGTGGCACCGTCGGCGGTACCGTTTGACGGTTCGATCTGGATGGTCGATCCGGCGACCGGCGAGGGCGGCATGTATGCGTGCCCGACCCCGCGCGCGCTCGGCATCGACGAGATCCACGCGATCGTCGGGGACTACCGGCGCGCCGCGCGCCGGGCGATCGAGGCGGGGTTCGACGGGGTGGAGATCCATGGCGCCAACGGGTACCTGATCGACCAGTTCCTGCGCACGACGTCGAACGTGCGCACCGATGCGTACGGCGGTTCGCGCGAGAACCGCCTGCGCTTTCTGAAGGAGGTGATGGACGCGGTCATCGACGAGGTGGGCGCGGACCGCACGGCGATCCGCCTGGCGCCGTTCCTGACGGCGCGCGGCATGGCGTGTCCCGATATCCTGCCGACGATGCTCGAGGCGGCACGCTATCTCGATGCAAAGGGCATCGCGTATCTGCATCTGGTCGAAGCGGACTGGGACGATGCGCCCGTGTTCACCGAAGACTTCCGCCGGGAGATCCGTGCCAGCTTCGCTGGCCCGATCATCGTCGCCGGCAAGTACGACGACGCGCGTGCACGGTGGGTGCTCGAGAAAGGCTATGCCGATCTGGTCGCGTTCGGCCGGCCGTTCGTTGCCAATCCCGACTTGCCGCGCCGCATGGCGGAGGGACTGCCGCTCGCGAATCTCGATGGCGGCACGCTGTTCGGCGGCGCCGAGCAAGGCTATAGCGACTATCCCGCGTGGGTGGCGGCGACGGCGACGGCGACGGCGACGGCGCGGGCGGCCTGA
- a CDS encoding VOC family protein encodes MSVVTTPAVNANSPLASMKGHHVAVRVPSFDTAVQWYTEMLDFRVVHRWTYADQRLAYLAPASDDAFFVEILGDGEPLPIPKPVYSDLGDSLRLAGYHHFCINVGDMDAAVAELRRRGVQIVAEPFELPAIGRKLAFIADPFGNLIELAGVVA; translated from the coding sequence ATGTCCGTCGTCACTACCCCCGCCGTCAACGCCAACAGCCCGCTCGCCTCGATGAAGGGGCACCACGTCGCCGTGCGCGTGCCGAGTTTCGATACCGCCGTGCAGTGGTACACCGAGATGCTCGACTTCCGCGTGGTCCACCGCTGGACCTATGCCGATCAGCGGCTCGCGTATCTGGCCCCCGCCAGCGACGATGCGTTCTTTGTCGAGATTCTCGGCGATGGCGAGCCGCTGCCCATTCCCAAGCCCGTGTACAGCGATCTCGGCGACAGCCTGCGTCTGGCTGGCTATCACCACTTCTGCATCAACGTCGGCGACATGGACGCAGCGGTCGCCGAACTGCGCCGCCGCGGCGTGCAGATCGTGGCCGAGCCGTTCGAGCTGCCCGCGATCGGCCGCAAGCTCGCCTTTATCGCGGACCCGTTCGGCAATCTGATCGAACTCGCCGGAGTGGTCGCCTGA
- a CDS encoding 3-carboxy-cis,cis-muconate cycloisomerase — protein MDTRSRGSGRLTAPMFGGAAALAIFDDAGTVRRMLDVEAALARAEAHCGVIPAEAAAVIADVCGDMRGDMRGDMRGDMRGDMHGIDLDALAYDAAAAGNLAIPFVRQLTAAVAQRDAHAGRFVHWGATSQDIIDTAMVLQLRDAAAAIEADLVALGQVVAELAARHRATPMVARTWLQHALPTTFGLKAAGWLDALRRDLGRLDASRAQACALQFGGAAGTLASLGASAPAVSSALADLLGLQHPVLPWHGHRDRMVEMATTLGMLTGTLGKMARDISLMMQTEVAEAAEPSGPGRGGSSTMPHKRNPVGCSAVLAAATRVPHLVATMLAGMVQEHERALGGWQAEWDTLPQIVTLASGALSHMREVAGGLQVDTARMRENLDMTHGLILAEAAMLELGGRIGRLPAHHLVEAASRRAVADRSSLRDALALTLAADPSHATLIDDATLDRLADPANYAGESSRFADAAVRAWEATLTARQQR, from the coding sequence ATGGATACTCGTTCACGCGGATCGGGGCGATTGACGGCGCCGATGTTCGGGGGCGCCGCCGCGCTGGCCATCTTCGACGATGCCGGCACCGTACGGCGCATGCTCGATGTGGAAGCCGCGCTGGCGCGCGCCGAGGCACACTGCGGCGTGATACCGGCCGAAGCGGCGGCGGTCATCGCGGACGTTTGCGGTGACATGCGCGGTGACATGCGCGGTGACATGCGCGGTGACATGCGTGGTGACATGCATGGCATCGACCTCGACGCGCTGGCATACGATGCGGCCGCGGCAGGCAATCTCGCCATTCCCTTCGTCAGGCAGTTGACCGCCGCCGTCGCGCAGCGCGACGCCCACGCCGGGCGCTTCGTCCATTGGGGCGCGACGAGCCAGGACATCATCGATACCGCGATGGTGCTCCAGCTGCGCGACGCAGCGGCCGCCATCGAGGCCGACCTCGTCGCGCTCGGGCAGGTCGTGGCGGAACTGGCGGCGCGGCATCGCGCCACGCCGATGGTCGCGCGCACCTGGCTGCAGCACGCGCTGCCCACCACGTTCGGGCTCAAGGCCGCGGGATGGCTCGACGCGTTGCGGCGCGATCTCGGCCGGCTCGATGCATCGCGCGCGCAGGCCTGCGCGCTCCAGTTCGGCGGGGCGGCCGGCACGCTTGCGAGCCTCGGCGCGTCGGCGCCGGCCGTATCGTCGGCGCTGGCCGACCTGCTCGGCCTCCAGCATCCCGTGCTGCCATGGCATGGCCACCGGGACCGCATGGTGGAAATGGCCACGACGCTCGGCATGCTCACGGGTACGCTGGGCAAGATGGCGCGCGACATCTCGCTGATGATGCAGACCGAAGTCGCGGAAGCCGCGGAGCCATCGGGTCCCGGCCGCGGCGGTTCCAGCACCATGCCGCACAAGCGCAACCCGGTGGGCTGTTCGGCCGTCCTCGCCGCGGCCACGCGCGTACCGCATCTCGTGGCCACGATGCTGGCGGGCATGGTGCAGGAGCACGAGCGCGCGCTGGGCGGCTGGCAGGCGGAGTGGGATACGTTGCCGCAAATCGTCACGCTTGCATCGGGCGCGCTGTCCCATATGCGCGAGGTGGCAGGCGGATTGCAGGTGGACACCGCACGCATGCGCGAAAACCTCGACATGACGCACGGGCTGATACTTGCGGAGGCCGCCATGCTCGAACTCGGCGGCCGCATCGGGCGGCTGCCGGCGCATCATCTGGTGGAAGCCGCATCGAGACGCGCGGTTGCGGACCGGAGCAGCCTGCGCGATGCCCTGGCACTGACGCTGGCCGCCGACCCGTCGCATGCGACACTGATCGACGATGCCACGCTCGACCGTCTGGCCGACCCCGCCAACTATGCGGGAGAATCGTCACGATTTGCCGACGCCGCCGTGCGGGCGTGGGAAGCTACCCTCACCGCGCGACAACAGCGCTGA